A DNA window from Agrobacterium vaccinii contains the following coding sequences:
- the pnuC gene encoding nicotinamide riboside transporter PnuC, whose protein sequence is MEQISEFLTGMFGSRTIEICATLLGLANVSLIIRRSIWNYPFGIAMVILYAWIFYDAKLYSDALLQIFFLFIQFYGIATWLRGRGDDGLVNAIDLPYSFAVPLALSAATCSVALGYVMAEFTDAALPYWDATTTVLSVFAQFLLARRYLQNWLVWIVVDVLAIGIYWSKDLTPTAFLYVIFLGMAIAGYVNWRRSMQPSGQLI, encoded by the coding sequence TTGGAACAAATTTCGGAATTTCTGACCGGCATGTTCGGCAGTCGAACGATTGAAATCTGCGCGACTTTGCTCGGCTTGGCCAATGTATCGCTGATCATAAGGCGGAGCATCTGGAATTATCCATTCGGCATCGCAATGGTCATTCTTTACGCTTGGATTTTTTACGACGCAAAGCTTTATAGCGACGCGCTTTTGCAAATATTCTTTCTTTTCATACAGTTCTACGGCATTGCGACCTGGCTACGGGGGCGAGGTGATGACGGATTGGTCAATGCGATCGATCTTCCATATTCTTTTGCTGTGCCGTTGGCGCTTAGCGCAGCGACCTGTTCCGTCGCGCTGGGTTATGTCATGGCGGAATTCACAGACGCGGCCCTCCCCTATTGGGACGCAACGACCACTGTGTTGAGTGTCTTCGCTCAATTCCTTCTGGCCAGACGCTATCTGCAGAATTGGCTCGTCTGGATCGTGGTCGATGTTCTTGCGATCGGTATATATTGGAGCAAAGACCTGACGCCGACTGCATTTTTGTACGTGATTTTCCTCGGTATGGCGATCGCAGGCTATGTGAACTGGCGCAGATCGATGCAACCATCCGGGCAACTGATCTGA
- a CDS encoding AAA family ATPase — MTTRGFLLGKFLPPHAGHVFMCNTASHLCDELTILVCSLDREPIEGQLRYGWMKSLFPHARVIHFSQDVPQEPKDHPDFWRIWQEICQEAHPEKLGYVFGSEPYVVKLAEVMAAKPVVIDPERLAFPVSGTAVRENPYAHWDMVPGPVRPYYQRRVVLAGAESTGKSVLAKRLADHLKTRYVPEYGRTYDAYRIGDWQAQSFQDIEAGHRAMRQAIAPSAGPILIEDTDELLTRVWEEALTGQRPTRPRPADIANLYLLLDTDLPWHDDGTRYQQDISFRSDFQQAVKRELEEANAIWRTVSGVGQDRLTNALAILTDIFGKDLL, encoded by the coding sequence ATGACAACACGCGGGTTCCTGCTGGGCAAGTTTTTGCCTCCACATGCGGGTCATGTCTTCATGTGTAACACCGCTTCGCATCTCTGTGACGAGTTGACGATCCTGGTATGCTCGCTGGATCGAGAGCCGATCGAAGGGCAGTTGCGGTACGGTTGGATGAAAAGTCTTTTTCCGCACGCACGCGTCATCCATTTCTCCCAGGATGTTCCGCAAGAGCCAAAGGATCATCCAGATTTCTGGAGGATATGGCAGGAGATTTGCCAAGAAGCCCATCCTGAGAAACTGGGTTATGTTTTCGGCTCGGAACCCTATGTCGTAAAACTGGCAGAAGTCATGGCGGCCAAGCCCGTTGTGATTGACCCGGAGCGTTTGGCATTCCCGGTTTCGGGAACGGCAGTCAGAGAGAATCCGTATGCGCATTGGGACATGGTGCCGGGTCCGGTTCGCCCCTACTATCAGCGGCGAGTGGTTCTCGCGGGAGCCGAAAGCACAGGCAAATCGGTCCTTGCCAAACGCTTGGCAGACCATCTCAAAACTCGATATGTCCCTGAGTATGGTCGTACCTACGACGCCTACCGGATAGGAGACTGGCAGGCCCAGAGCTTCCAAGACATAGAGGCTGGTCATCGCGCCATGCGTCAAGCGATAGCGCCTTCCGCCGGGCCGATTTTGATCGAAGATACCGATGAGCTTTTGACCCGAGTCTGGGAGGAAGCTTTGACGGGTCAGCGTCCTACACGTCCCCGACCCGCGGATATCGCAAATCTCTATCTGCTGCTCGACACCGATTTGCCGTGGCACGACGATGGCACCCGATATCAGCAGGACATATCCTTCCGGTCTGATTTTCAACAGGCCGTAAAACGTGAGCTTGAAGAGGCCAATGCCATTTGGCGAACTGTCAGTGGAGTTGGGCAAGACCGTCTCACAAACGCACTCGCGATATTAACCGACATTTTTGGTAAGGACTTGCTCTAA
- a CDS encoding extracellular solute-binding protein gives MKVLSATFFAATMLSGTCASAAEITVMGYRGPFEENYMKSVIQPFMKAHPDIKVNYYGVQNAATSLGNMRAQRDAPQVNAVIYDLSVAKIAKEEGLVATLDTAKTPNYADLHDVGKELGGAAIPVTYDTLTLIYNSKAFPVAPTSWETLWDKNQAGKVIVPAQGGGDIQAIVLTIIANRLAGEEDYKKTIDPGVEKLVELAPRVQTWEPKPDAYTLIANGTATVSIGWNARSQFYFDQTEGRLNSIAPVEGTASQVNVISAIEKASEAEATQTFINYAIGPEAQAAFAKAMFYAPTNKKAEVDEATAKRIPMMDSAQQEKLIKVDWMTIGDMRDDILQPWRRQIIPAGR, from the coding sequence ATGAAAGTCCTTTCTGCCACGTTTTTCGCAGCGACAATGCTGTCGGGAACCTGTGCCAGCGCTGCGGAAATCACCGTTATGGGTTACCGTGGGCCGTTCGAAGAAAACTATATGAAATCGGTCATCCAGCCTTTCATGAAGGCTCACCCCGACATCAAGGTCAATTATTACGGCGTACAAAACGCCGCAACCTCGCTTGGCAACATGCGCGCTCAACGGGATGCCCCGCAGGTCAACGCCGTCATCTACGACCTCTCGGTCGCCAAGATCGCCAAAGAGGAGGGTCTCGTTGCCACCCTCGATACGGCTAAAACTCCGAACTACGCTGACCTGCACGATGTCGGCAAGGAACTGGGCGGCGCGGCTATTCCGGTGACCTACGATACGCTGACCCTCATCTACAATTCCAAAGCTTTTCCTGTCGCGCCAACCAGTTGGGAAACGCTGTGGGATAAAAATCAGGCTGGCAAGGTCATCGTGCCCGCTCAAGGTGGCGGCGACATTCAGGCGATTGTTTTGACAATCATCGCCAACCGGCTCGCTGGCGAAGAAGATTACAAAAAGACAATCGATCCCGGTGTTGAAAAGCTCGTAGAACTGGCGCCGCGTGTCCAGACATGGGAGCCCAAGCCGGATGCCTACACGCTGATCGCCAACGGCACCGCCACGGTTTCGATTGGCTGGAATGCGCGCTCCCAATTCTACTTCGATCAGACAGAAGGCCGTTTGAACTCGATTGCACCCGTGGAAGGGACAGCCTCTCAGGTCAATGTCATCAGCGCGATAGAGAAGGCGTCTGAAGCCGAGGCGACACAGACCTTTATAAACTATGCGATTGGCCCGGAAGCACAGGCAGCCTTTGCCAAGGCGATGTTTTACGCGCCCACTAATAAAAAGGCCGAGGTAGACGAGGCCACCGCCAAGCGGATTCCGATGATGGACTCGGCCCAGCAGGAAAAGCTCATCAAGGTCGACTGGATGACCATCGGCGACATGCGAGACGATATTCTGCAGCCCTGGCGTCGCCAGATCATTCCCGCCGGACGATAA